One Pseudodesulfovibrio cashew DNA window includes the following coding sequences:
- a CDS encoding dihydrolipoamide acetyltransferase family protein, with amino-acid sequence MAQQVIMPKWGLTMKEGKIVRWLKGEGDPVEAGEDLFEVETDKITNSVEAPASGVLFQIIVPEGEVAAVQSVLAIIAEAGETPDRVEGGVAPAAEAPAPAAAASGDAPAAAAAATPPVEEGGFVRAMPAARKLAKELGVTLSTVGGTGPNGAITMKDVQAAADAEYAGINASPKAIEFARKKGVDLSQVTGTGTDGKITKADILRAMNPVAEEPVAAGPAIAADTIVPMEGVRKLIADNMQASLNSAAQLSVFVELDVTEMVKLRSTLLARNKRDPEYRLSYNDIISYAVCRALKRHPIMNSTMQDDGIHMHNYVNLGIAVAIPNGLIVPNVKNADSFTLEELKAEVRDVAGRARKGGLSMDEIAGGTFTISNVSMLGMDGFTPILNPPETGILGVGRIVEKPGVVDGEIKIRQMMTLSLTFNHMTTDGAPAMSFLRELGDMLENPGLMIV; translated from the coding sequence ATGGCTCAACAAGTGATCATGCCCAAATGGGGCTTGACCATGAAAGAAGGAAAGATCGTCCGCTGGCTAAAAGGCGAAGGCGATCCGGTCGAAGCGGGTGAAGACCTCTTCGAAGTGGAGACCGACAAAATCACAAACTCGGTCGAGGCGCCCGCCAGCGGCGTTCTCTTCCAAATCATCGTGCCCGAGGGCGAGGTTGCAGCAGTGCAGTCCGTCCTGGCGATTATCGCCGAAGCGGGCGAAACCCCCGACAGGGTAGAGGGCGGAGTCGCCCCGGCAGCCGAAGCTCCGGCTCCGGCAGCCGCTGCCTCCGGCGATGCTCCCGCTGCAGCCGCGGCGGCCACGCCTCCCGTCGAGGAAGGCGGATTCGTGCGCGCCATGCCCGCCGCCCGAAAGCTGGCCAAGGAACTGGGCGTGACCCTGTCCACGGTCGGCGGCACCGGCCCCAACGGCGCGATCACCATGAAGGACGTGCAGGCCGCCGCTGACGCCGAATACGCAGGCATCAACGCCAGCCCCAAGGCCATCGAGTTCGCCCGCAAGAAGGGCGTGGATCTCTCCCAGGTTACCGGAACGGGCACCGACGGAAAGATCACCAAGGCCGACATCCTGCGGGCCATGAACCCGGTCGCGGAAGAGCCCGTCGCTGCAGGTCCTGCCATTGCCGCGGACACCATCGTGCCCATGGAAGGCGTCCGCAAGCTCATCGCCGACAACATGCAGGCCAGCCTGAACAGCGCCGCCCAGCTCTCCGTGTTCGTTGAACTCGACGTCACGGAGATGGTCAAGCTGCGCTCCACGCTCCTGGCCCGCAACAAGCGCGACCCCGAGTACCGCCTGTCCTACAACGATATCATCTCCTACGCCGTCTGCCGCGCTCTGAAGCGCCATCCGATCATGAACTCCACCATGCAGGACGACGGCATCCACATGCACAACTACGTCAACCTCGGCATCGCCGTGGCCATTCCCAACGGGCTCATCGTGCCCAACGTCAAGAATGCCGACAGCTTTACCCTGGAAGAACTCAAGGCCGAAGTCCGCGACGTGGCCGGCCGCGCTCGCAAGGGCGGCCTGAGCATGGACGAGATCGCCGGCGGCACGTTCACCATCAGTAATGTGAGCATGCTCGGCATGGACGGGTTCACCCCGATCCTCAATCCGCCGGAAACCGGCATCTTGGGCGTGGGACGCATCGTCGAGAAGCCCGGCGTCGTGGATGGCGAAATCAAGATCCGGCAGATGATGACCCTTTCCCTGACCTTCAACCACATGACCACGGACGGTGCGCCGGCCATGTCCTTCCTGCGTGAGCTGGGCGACATGCTGGAGAACCCCGGCCTGATGATCGTCTAG